The following are encoded in a window of Ensifer adhaerens genomic DNA:
- a CDS encoding quaternary amine ABC transporter ATP-binding protein, whose amino-acid sequence MAEHAFGGIAIRHLYKIFGPDAGAHVEAVRNGLTKTELNERHGHVLGLRDINIEMPSGSIQVIMGLSGSGKSTLIRHINRLIDPTAGEVLVDGVDVVKMPEAELREFRRHQTAMVFQKFALLPHRSVLDNTIFGLEIQGVARAQSIDTAMRWLERVGLKGFEHKYPNQLSGGMQQRVGLARALANDAPVLLMDEAYSALDPLIRTDMQTVLLDLQKEIKKTIVFITHDLDEALRLGDQIAILRDGEVIQQGTSQDIVLRPADDYVANFVKEVNRGRVVHVEAIMAPLGATAADSGQRIAADLTIEEAVRTLASAPEGDITVVDPSGMPLGTVTFRQLAGAMVNAHETNDRAMAIAANAA is encoded by the coding sequence ATGGCTGAGCACGCTTTCGGCGGCATCGCAATCCGCCATCTCTATAAGATCTTCGGACCGGATGCCGGGGCTCATGTCGAGGCGGTTAGGAACGGCCTCACCAAGACCGAACTGAACGAGCGTCACGGGCACGTGCTCGGCCTTCGCGACATCAACATCGAGATGCCGTCGGGCTCGATCCAGGTGATCATGGGGCTTTCCGGCTCGGGCAAGTCGACGCTCATCCGGCATATCAACCGGCTGATCGATCCGACGGCCGGCGAAGTTCTCGTCGACGGCGTCGATGTGGTGAAGATGCCAGAGGCGGAACTGCGCGAGTTCCGCCGCCACCAGACCGCCATGGTGTTCCAGAAGTTCGCGCTGCTTCCGCATCGAAGCGTGCTCGACAACACGATCTTCGGCCTTGAAATCCAGGGCGTAGCGCGCGCACAAAGCATCGATACTGCCATGCGCTGGCTGGAACGGGTTGGACTTAAGGGCTTCGAGCACAAGTATCCCAATCAGCTCTCCGGCGGCATGCAGCAGCGCGTCGGGCTCGCCCGCGCGCTTGCCAACGACGCACCGGTGCTTTTGATGGATGAGGCCTATTCAGCCCTCGATCCTCTCATCCGCACGGACATGCAGACGGTGCTTCTGGACCTGCAGAAGGAGATTAAAAAGACGATCGTCTTCATCACCCACGACCTCGACGAAGCGCTGAGGCTCGGTGACCAGATTGCCATTTTGCGCGACGGCGAGGTCATCCAGCAGGGCACGAGCCAGGATATCGTGCTGAGGCCTGCCGACGACTATGTCGCCAATTTCGTCAAGGAGGTGAACCGGGGCCGCGTTGTCCATGTGGAGGCGATCATGGCACCGCTTGGCGCAACTGCAGCCGACAGTGGGCAACGGATTGCCGCCGATCTCACAATCGAAGAAGCGGTCCGTACGCTCGCCTCTGCGCCCGAAGGTGATATCACCGTCGTCGATCCGTCCGGAATGCCTCTCGGCACTGTCACCTTCCGCCAGCTCGCGGGCGCCATGGTCAATGCGCACGAGACGAACGATCGCGCAATGGCAATCGCGGCCAACGCGGCGTAA
- a CDS encoding FCD domain-containing protein, whose protein sequence is MLVELHEASRRHDEMIDAIADHDPDLAEALVRAHLDLSRKNMAV, encoded by the coding sequence ATGTTGGTAGAGTTGCACGAAGCGTCACGCCGGCACGACGAAATGATCGATGCAATTGCGGACCACGATCCTGACCTAGCTGAGGCGTTGGTTCGCGCTCACCTCGATCTGTCGCGCAAGAACATGGCGGTGTAG
- the proC gene encoding pyrroline-5-carboxylate reductase, whose product MDQSGEIVLVGCGNMGFALLEGWVARFGIAADRIHVVEPVEALRRRAVAAGAAAYADASELPQALQPRAFIVAVKPQVIGSMLATYRRFSATAAFVSIAAGVPIATFEATLGAVPIVRDMPNMPASIGMGVIAAFANAHTGNVQMAYVSDLLAAVGNVHWLPEEELINAATAISGSGPAYLFHFIECLTEAGIAVGLPVETAHALAKQTVDGASTLASASVFSPTELRQQVTSPNGTTAAALEVLMAEPSLAALLREAAAAAHQRALELAVVG is encoded by the coding sequence ATGGATCAGTCTGGCGAAATCGTGCTGGTTGGTTGCGGCAACATGGGTTTTGCGCTGCTTGAAGGCTGGGTGGCCCGGTTTGGCATTGCCGCTGACCGAATTCATGTGGTCGAGCCGGTGGAGGCCCTCCGCCGGCGCGCAGTGGCAGCGGGCGCTGCGGCCTACGCGGATGCGTCCGAGCTGCCGCAGGCACTGCAGCCGCGCGCCTTCATTGTCGCCGTCAAGCCGCAGGTCATCGGCTCGATGCTTGCGACATACCGGCGGTTTAGCGCAACCGCCGCCTTTGTCAGCATCGCCGCCGGCGTGCCGATCGCGACCTTCGAGGCGACGCTTGGTGCGGTGCCGATCGTGCGCGACATGCCCAACATGCCGGCGTCGATCGGCATGGGAGTTATTGCCGCTTTTGCCAACGCGCACACCGGTAACGTTCAGATGGCCTATGTGAGTGATCTTCTGGCAGCCGTCGGAAACGTCCATTGGCTGCCGGAAGAAGAGCTCATCAATGCCGCGACTGCAATATCGGGGTCGGGGCCGGCCTACCTCTTCCATTTCATCGAGTGCTTGACCGAGGCAGGTATCGCTGTCGGTCTGCCGGTAGAGACTGCGCATGCGTTGGCGAAGCAGACGGTTGACGGTGCTTCAACTCTCGCCAGCGCCAGCGTCTTTTCTCCCACGGAGCTCCGCCAGCAAGTAACCAGCCCGAACGGCACGACTGCTGCGGCACTTGAGGTCCTCATGGCCGAGCCGAGTCTGGCGGCTTTGCTGAGGGAGGCAGCCGCGGCCGCGCATCAGCGGGCTCTCGAGCTTGCTGTGGTCGGTTGA
- a CDS encoding TetR/AcrR family transcriptional regulator: protein MEQAMTDTGWRGSQEGWLEAAYDSLLESGVDSVKILPLAKRLNLSRTSFYWFFKDREELLSALVARWREKNTGNLVKQSEAYAESLAEAMLNVFDCWVNKELFDSQFEFAVRSWALQSPEIQAEVHEADQARMEALGRMFMRFGYDAGPADVRARTTYLVQIGYISMQSKEDLALRMKRIPEYIAIYTGQTPQQRELDRFFARHGYKPE from the coding sequence ATGGAACAGGCGATGACTGACACTGGCTGGCGCGGTTCTCAGGAGGGATGGCTCGAGGCCGCCTATGACTCCCTGCTCGAGTCGGGCGTGGACTCGGTGAAGATCCTGCCGTTGGCCAAACGGCTCAATCTTTCCCGGACCAGCTTCTATTGGTTCTTCAAGGACCGGGAGGAACTGCTGAGTGCCCTCGTCGCGCGCTGGAGGGAGAAGAATACCGGCAATCTGGTCAAACAGTCCGAAGCCTATGCGGAGTCCTTGGCCGAGGCGATGCTGAACGTTTTCGACTGCTGGGTGAACAAGGAACTGTTCGACTCCCAGTTCGAGTTCGCCGTTCGCAGCTGGGCGCTGCAATCGCCCGAGATACAGGCCGAAGTCCATGAGGCCGATCAGGCGAGAATGGAGGCGCTGGGCCGCATGTTCATGCGGTTCGGATATGACGCGGGACCGGCGGACGTTCGCGCACGAACGACCTACCTGGTCCAGATTGGATACATCTCGATGCAGTCCAAGGAGGATCTTGCGCTCCGCATGAAGCGCATTCCGGAATACATCGCGATTTACACCGGACAAACACCACAGCAGAGGGAGCTCGATCGCTTCTTCGCCCGGCATGGCTACAAACCAGAGTGA
- a CDS encoding FAD-dependent oxidoreductase, producing MSKKFPRLFSPLKLRSHTLKNRIVFGAHTANMAVEGLPTERHTAYYRERAIGGAAMIVVEPMPVHAAAVLTRGNFRHSDDSVIPHLKKVVEAIKGHGAIAIQQLYHVGAHGDSDNSFHPHWSPSGGPSYHDSDGSHPMTEAEILETIDGFVAAARRCRDAGFDGVEVWAAYLGLVDQFWTPWCNRRDDQWGGSLENRTRMSREILTRIRDVCGPDFIVGLAVSDEPDVKVALQRDELAEIIRLHDELGLIDYVTCGSGGYLDFYKLMPTFLCPEKLGADLASVLRSVVKNALVIAESHIRTPENAETVLGQGAADLVSIVRGQIADPHLAKKAAEDRPEDIRGCISCNQMCWGRRSRDYWISCLINPSVGREAEWNGDRFLKTSDPQRVLVIGGGPAGLEAARVAAERGHEVALAEASNRLGGNFLLAGMQPRRAQILDLIAWYERQLEKLGVEVRLNSYVEAEDIDPSEFGRVIVATGSYSPETVFQKALPAVEAMPGLAKGNVFTVEAVMARQARPGKRVLLLDEGGGWRGCGTAWKLAEEGHEVALLTPDPFVGKELQRTAADVPMRQALRKLGVTWIVEASVIEWHGNGATIVDHTTGECRFIDADALVTATTNAPADWLMPGLAERGIATRQIGDCAAPRQAPYAFYEGRKAGLEI from the coding sequence ATGTCCAAGAAATTTCCTCGGCTGTTTTCCCCTCTCAAACTGCGGTCCCACACGCTGAAGAACAGGATCGTGTTCGGCGCGCACACGGCGAACATGGCGGTCGAGGGTCTGCCGACCGAACGACATACCGCCTATTACCGGGAACGAGCGATCGGCGGCGCCGCGATGATCGTCGTCGAACCCATGCCCGTCCATGCCGCAGCCGTTTTAACTCGCGGCAATTTTCGCCACTCCGATGACAGTGTCATCCCCCATCTCAAGAAGGTGGTCGAGGCGATCAAAGGGCATGGAGCCATAGCGATCCAGCAGCTCTATCACGTCGGAGCGCATGGGGATTCCGACAATTCGTTCCATCCGCATTGGTCGCCTTCGGGCGGGCCGAGCTATCATGACAGCGACGGCTCGCATCCGATGACCGAAGCGGAAATCCTGGAAACGATCGATGGCTTCGTTGCGGCGGCACGTCGCTGTCGGGACGCCGGCTTTGACGGCGTCGAAGTATGGGCTGCCTATCTCGGTTTGGTCGACCAATTCTGGACGCCATGGTGCAATCGGCGCGACGATCAGTGGGGCGGTTCGCTTGAAAACCGCACGCGGATGTCTCGGGAAATCCTGACGCGGATCAGGGACGTCTGCGGGCCAGATTTCATTGTCGGCCTTGCCGTCAGTGACGAACCGGACGTGAAGGTTGCGCTTCAACGCGACGAGCTTGCCGAAATCATCCGACTGCACGACGAACTGGGCCTTATCGATTATGTCACCTGCGGCTCTGGCGGCTACCTCGATTTCTACAAGCTGATGCCGACGTTCCTCTGTCCGGAAAAACTTGGCGCCGATCTCGCTTCAGTCCTGAGGAGTGTCGTCAAGAACGCGCTTGTGATCGCCGAAAGCCACATCCGCACCCCCGAAAACGCCGAAACGGTGCTCGGCCAGGGAGCAGCCGACCTCGTTTCGATCGTGCGCGGGCAGATCGCTGATCCGCATCTTGCAAAGAAGGCGGCCGAAGATCGCCCGGAGGACATTCGCGGCTGCATCTCGTGCAATCAGATGTGCTGGGGACGCCGGTCGCGCGACTACTGGATCAGCTGTCTGATCAACCCGTCCGTCGGCCGCGAGGCCGAATGGAACGGCGACCGCTTTTTGAAGACCAGCGATCCCCAGCGCGTGCTGGTCATCGGTGGCGGCCCAGCCGGACTGGAGGCCGCCCGGGTGGCCGCCGAGCGTGGCCACGAAGTCGCGCTCGCCGAGGCGTCGAACCGGCTCGGCGGTAACTTCCTGCTCGCAGGCATGCAGCCACGAAGGGCCCAGATCCTCGATCTCATCGCCTGGTATGAGCGCCAGCTCGAAAAACTCGGTGTAGAGGTTCGCCTCAACTCCTATGTCGAGGCCGAGGACATCGATCCTTCCGAGTTCGGGCGTGTCATCGTCGCCACCGGCTCCTATTCGCCGGAGACGGTGTTCCAGAAAGCGCTGCCGGCGGTCGAGGCGATGCCGGGCCTGGCGAAGGGTAACGTCTTCACAGTCGAAGCCGTCATGGCGCGGCAGGCAAGGCCGGGCAAGCGCGTTCTGCTTTTGGATGAAGGCGGCGGCTGGCGCGGCTGCGGCACCGCCTGGAAGCTCGCCGAGGAGGGCCACGAGGTGGCGCTCCTGACGCCCGACCCGTTCGTCGGCAAGGAGCTGCAGCGAACCGCAGCCGACGTTCCGATGCGGCAGGCGCTCAGGAAACTCGGCGTCACATGGATCGTCGAAGCCAGCGTCATCGAATGGCACGGCAACGGCGCGACCATCGTCGACCACACCACGGGAGAGTGTCGCTTCATCGACGCGGATGCCTTGGTGACGGCCACCACGAATGCCCCGGCCGACTGGCTGATGCCGGGGCTCGCCGAACGCGGTATCGCTACGCGCCAGATCGGCGATTGCGCCGCACCGCGGCAGGCACCCTATGCGTTTTATGAGGGTAGGAAAGCGGGACTGGAGATCTGA
- a CDS encoding NYN domain-containing protein gives MGSGRLGEKAGASRFFYAREQGVPALRTRVYIDGYNLYYGCLRKTAFKWLDVLALFEAHILPSILYRPEPGADPATMILHPDCAIKYFTAKIIDSAAKGEDSVSSQAHYHNALTAHCAGRLSFVMGYYSLYKANQHIVPADDPKRWPRDCDKIQVWKLEEKQSDVNLALQLYDDALSGDVDQVVLVTNDTDLAPALEMLKARCPHIVRGLVIPTRNVGAGGDLEREANVSLAKLAHWVRRHILDEELRASQLPDVVPGRRRASIKPHSWYAKPHHLAKMLEMARPVLRGECEILKWARRESVHLGGRRPIDLIATDAGAAEVFDYIESYIREQIEKAGEPDDLSS, from the coding sequence ATGGGCTCCGGGCGGTTGGGGGAAAAAGCCGGCGCAAGCCGGTTTTTTTATGCCCGGGAGCAAGGAGTGCCAGCGTTACGAACACGCGTCTATATCGACGGCTATAATCTCTATTATGGATGCCTACGCAAGACCGCGTTTAAATGGCTCGATGTTCTCGCCCTATTCGAGGCGCATATACTGCCGAGCATCCTTTATCGTCCCGAACCGGGCGCCGATCCGGCGACGATGATCCTGCACCCGGACTGTGCGATTAAATACTTCACGGCGAAGATTATCGACAGCGCGGCCAAGGGAGAGGATTCGGTCTCGTCGCAGGCTCACTACCACAATGCCCTGACGGCGCATTGTGCCGGACGGCTTTCCTTCGTGATGGGCTATTATTCGCTCTACAAGGCCAACCAGCATATCGTTCCGGCGGATGATCCGAAACGCTGGCCGCGTGACTGCGACAAGATCCAGGTGTGGAAGCTTGAGGAAAAGCAGTCGGATGTGAATCTGGCGCTCCAACTCTACGACGACGCGCTGAGCGGGGACGTCGACCAAGTGGTACTTGTCACCAATGACACGGACCTGGCGCCGGCACTTGAGATGCTGAAAGCGCGTTGCCCCCATATCGTCCGTGGGCTGGTGATCCCGACGCGCAATGTCGGCGCTGGCGGCGATCTTGAGCGCGAGGCGAACGTCTCGCTTGCGAAGCTCGCCCATTGGGTGCGGCGGCATATTTTGGATGAAGAGCTGCGCGCCTCGCAATTGCCGGATGTCGTTCCCGGCCGCCGTCGTGCCAGCATCAAGCCACACTCATGGTATGCGAAGCCGCATCACCTTGCGAAAATGCTGGAGATGGCGCGCCCGGTCCTGCGAGGCGAATGCGAGATCCTGAAATGGGCACGCAGAGAAAGCGTGCATCTCGGCGGCCGTCGGCCGATCGATCTGATCGCGACGGACGCAGGCGCGGCCGAGGTCTTCGACTACATCGAATCCTATATCCGGGAGCAGATCGAAAAGGCCGGGGAGCCGGACGATTTGTCGTCCTGA
- a CDS encoding pyrroline-5-carboxylate reductase family protein produces METGGPLRVGVIGGAGWLGGAIADAILDAGIVEPQNLSLSYRSERPDRFNRSFWTSDNQALADRSDVIVLSVRPADWLSLNVVAEGKLVISVMAGIRLSALVEHHRTDRVARTLPNAAAEVRKSYTPWVAAAGLQNDDRDIIRAIFDACGSQDEVHSEAEIDYLTGLTGSGPAFPALLAEAMMADAVSQGLAPEIAKRAVNTLITGAGRLLEQRDDCPTDIVQTFLDYRGTTAAAIEEMRAAGFDTAVSRGLRAAFRKSVRMGEAS; encoded by the coding sequence ATGGAAACGGGCGGGCCTTTGAGGGTTGGCGTAATTGGTGGTGCGGGATGGCTGGGCGGAGCAATCGCCGACGCCATTCTCGACGCCGGCATCGTCGAGCCTCAGAACCTGTCGCTCTCCTATCGCAGCGAGCGCCCCGACCGTTTCAACCGCTCCTTCTGGACATCGGACAATCAGGCACTTGCCGACCGCTCGGACGTCATCGTTCTCTCCGTCCGTCCGGCTGACTGGCTCAGCCTGAACGTTGTTGCCGAGGGCAAGCTTGTCATCTCCGTCATGGCGGGCATCCGCCTCAGCGCCCTTGTTGAGCATCATCGGACGGACCGCGTGGCCCGAACCCTGCCAAATGCGGCGGCCGAAGTCCGCAAGTCCTATACGCCGTGGGTCGCAGCCGCCGGGCTGCAGAACGACGATCGAGACATCATAAGGGCGATCTTCGATGCTTGCGGTTCTCAGGATGAAGTGCATTCAGAAGCGGAAATCGACTATCTGACCGGCCTCACCGGATCCGGGCCTGCCTTTCCGGCGCTGCTCGCCGAAGCGATGATGGCAGACGCCGTCTCGCAAGGACTGGCTCCCGAGATCGCCAAGCGTGCCGTCAATACCCTTATCACGGGTGCCGGTCGGCTGCTTGAGCAGCGTGACGACTGTCCGACCGACATTGTCCAGACCTTCCTCGACTATCGCGGCACCACCGCGGCCGCGATCGAGGAGATGCGCGCGGCCGGATTCGATACCGCCGTCTCACGCGGATTGAGGGCTGCGTTCAGGAAATCGGTTCGCATGGGAGAAGCCTCCTAG
- the aac(3) gene encoding aminoglycoside 3-N-acetyltransferase, whose translation MKTRTEITTDLRQLGVRTGDLVMVHASLKAVGAVKGGPTAIVGALLDAIGSSGTLMGYASWDRSPYEETLNGVRMADEARRTWPPFDPATARTYPGFGLLNQFLVEAPGARRSAHPDASMVAVGPLSETLIEPHRLGQALGNGSPIQRFVELRGKVLLLGAPLNSVTALHYAEAIADIPGKRRVTYEMPLLGPNGETVWETAEDFDTNGILDRFAVAGQADAVETIANAYVATSRHRSGTVGDAFCHLFDARDIVSFGVAYLESRFGKGA comes from the coding sequence ATGAAAACCCGGACTGAAATTACGACGGATCTTCGACAACTGGGCGTTCGAACGGGCGATCTTGTGATGGTTCACGCCTCCTTGAAAGCCGTTGGTGCTGTCAAAGGCGGGCCGACGGCCATTGTCGGCGCACTTCTCGATGCGATTGGATCATCGGGCACCCTTATGGGCTATGCCTCATGGGACCGCTCACCCTACGAGGAAACTTTGAATGGCGTCCGGATGGCTGATGAAGCGCGTCGTACTTGGCCGCCGTTCGATCCCGCAACCGCTCGCACCTATCCGGGTTTCGGCCTGCTCAACCAGTTTCTTGTTGAAGCGCCCGGCGCACGCCGTAGCGCTCATCCCGACGCATCTATGGTTGCGGTTGGGCCACTTTCCGAGACGTTGATCGAGCCTCATCGGCTTGGCCAGGCCTTGGGAAATGGCTCGCCAATCCAACGATTTGTCGAACTAAGGGGAAAAGTGCTCTTGCTGGGCGCCCCTTTGAACTCCGTTACCGCTCTCCACTATGCGGAAGCCATCGCCGACATCCCCGGCAAGCGGCGCGTGACTTACGAGATGCCGCTTCTTGGTCCGAATGGTGAAACGGTATGGGAGACCGCCGAGGACTTTGACACCAACGGCATCCTTGATCGTTTTGCGGTCGCGGGCCAGGCCGACGCGGTCGAAACGATTGCGAATGCCTACGTTGCCACTAGCCGGCACCGGAGCGGGACGGTCGGAGATGCGTTCTGCCACCTCTTCGACGCGCGGGACATCGTGTCGTTTGGTGTAGCATATCTCGAAAGCCGATTTGGCAAGGGTGCGTAG
- a CDS encoding ABC transporter substrate-binding protein, producing MKSLLASTCLFLGTVAGSSLASAADCGSVTIASMNWQSAEVISNLDKIILNEGYGCSAEITIGDTVPTITSMAEKGEPDIAPEAWIDLLPDVVKKGTEEGRIVKVGSPLPDGGVQGWWIPKYFADAHPDIKTIPDLLKHPDLIKDPEDPSKGAIFNGPQGWGGTVVTAQLYKAFEAEKAGWTLVDTGSAAGLDGSIAKAYERKEGWVGYYWAPTALLGKYEMVQLEAGVPYDAAEWKRCITVAECTDPKPSAWPVDTIVTLVAKPFSEKAGPEVMEYLNKRSWSNETIAKLMAWMTDNQASGEEGAKHFLEENPDIWKKWVSPEAAAKIEAAL from the coding sequence ATGAAAAGCTTGCTAGCATCGACATGCCTGTTCCTTGGGACCGTCGCCGGTTCGTCGCTCGCCAGCGCGGCAGACTGCGGCAGCGTCACCATCGCCAGCATGAACTGGCAAAGTGCCGAGGTCATTTCCAATCTCGACAAGATCATCCTCAATGAAGGTTACGGCTGCAGCGCCGAAATCACCATCGGCGATACCGTACCGACGATCACCTCCATGGCGGAAAAAGGCGAGCCGGATATCGCGCCCGAGGCCTGGATCGATCTGCTTCCCGACGTGGTCAAGAAGGGAACCGAAGAAGGCCGTATCGTAAAGGTCGGGTCTCCGCTGCCCGATGGCGGCGTTCAGGGCTGGTGGATCCCGAAGTATTTCGCCGATGCCCATCCAGACATCAAGACTATTCCCGATCTCCTGAAGCATCCCGACCTCATCAAGGACCCTGAAGACCCGAGCAAGGGCGCGATCTTCAATGGTCCACAGGGCTGGGGTGGAACGGTCGTGACCGCACAGCTCTACAAGGCTTTCGAAGCAGAGAAGGCCGGCTGGACGCTGGTGGACACCGGCTCGGCAGCAGGCCTCGACGGCTCGATTGCCAAGGCCTATGAGCGCAAGGAAGGCTGGGTCGGCTATTACTGGGCACCGACCGCCCTGCTTGGCAAATACGAGATGGTGCAGCTTGAGGCAGGCGTCCCCTATGACGCAGCCGAGTGGAAGCGTTGCATTACGGTTGCCGAATGCACTGACCCGAAGCCGAGCGCCTGGCCGGTCGATACGATCGTGACACTTGTCGCCAAGCCCTTTTCCGAAAAAGCTGGCCCCGAGGTCATGGAGTACCTCAACAAGCGCTCCTGGAGCAACGAGACAATCGCCAAGTTGATGGCCTGGATGACCGACAACCAGGCGAGTGGCGAGGAAGGTGCAAAGCACTTCCTCGAAGAAAACCCGGATATCTGGAAGAAGTGGGTCTCCCCAGAGGCCGCCGCCAAGATCGAGGCTGCGCTCTAG
- a CDS encoding dodecin: protein MSDHVYKKVELVGSSKSSVTDAIETAIARASKTMRNLEWFEVDQIRGHIKDGEVAHYQVVMKVGFRIDD from the coding sequence ATGAGTGATCACGTCTATAAGAAGGTAGAGCTGGTCGGCAGTTCGAAGTCGTCTGTTACCGACGCTATCGAAACCGCGATCGCGCGTGCATCGAAGACCATGAGAAACCTGGAATGGTTCGAGGTCGACCAGATCAGGGGACACATCAAGGATGGCGAAGTCGCGCACTACCAGGTGGTCATGAAGGTCGGGTTTCGTATTGACGACTGA
- a CDS encoding ABC transporter permease, with protein sequence MDWFYQFPSMDDNALRNLKKVIDETFRGFTRNYGDLIEGFFVPLQHFLIASERFMTKTPWPIITLLILAIAWAATRSIRIAAGCLVTLLLIGYFDMWDDTMRTISMIFVCTILSIAIGLPIGILMSRSDRVQRVVNPVLDVMQTMPSFVYLIPVVMLLGIGKVPGLIAVVIYAIPPMIRLTNLGIRLVDKDVLEAADAFGADNRQKLFKVQLPLALPTIMAGINQTIMMALAMVVIASMIGVQGLGQPVLKAIANQYFTLGIFNGLAIVGIAIMFDRVSQAYGERLQKHREVVHG encoded by the coding sequence ATGGACTGGTTTTATCAATTTCCCAGCATGGACGACAACGCGCTTCGAAACCTCAAGAAAGTTATCGACGAAACGTTTCGCGGCTTTACCCGAAACTACGGTGATCTGATCGAGGGCTTCTTCGTGCCGCTCCAGCATTTTCTAATCGCTTCTGAACGGTTCATGACCAAGACGCCCTGGCCGATCATCACGCTCCTCATCCTCGCCATCGCCTGGGCAGCGACCAGAAGCATTCGCATCGCCGCCGGCTGTCTCGTGACGCTGTTGCTCATCGGCTACTTCGACATGTGGGACGATACGATGCGGACGATCTCGATGATCTTCGTCTGCACGATCCTGTCGATCGCGATCGGCCTGCCGATCGGCATTCTCATGTCGCGCTCCGACAGGGTCCAGCGGGTCGTCAACCCGGTGCTCGACGTCATGCAGACCATGCCAAGCTTCGTCTACCTGATCCCCGTCGTCATGCTGCTCGGCATTGGCAAGGTGCCGGGCCTGATCGCCGTCGTCATCTACGCGATCCCGCCGATGATCCGGCTCACCAATCTCGGCATTCGCCTGGTCGACAAGGACGTACTGGAGGCGGCCGATGCCTTCGGCGCCGACAACCGGCAGAAGCTCTTCAAGGTGCAGCTCCCGCTTGCGCTTCCGACCATCATGGCAGGGATCAACCAGACGATCATGATGGCGCTTGCCATGGTCGTCATCGCCTCGATGATCGGTGTTCAGGGTCTTGGCCAACCCGTACTGAAGGCGATCGCCAACCAGTACTTCACGCTCGGTATCTTCAATGGTCTTGCGATCGTCGGCATCGCCATCATGTTCGACCGGGTCAGCCAGGCCTATGGCGAACGATTGCAGAAGCACCGGGAGGTGGTCCATGGCTGA
- a CDS encoding Ldh family oxidoreductase produces MEEVELNQRQAEDLAMRACLGAGANPASARSLVDATVSAARFGPSAVGFPHLVDYLNSFREGRINCDPTPAATRPFPAHITCDADRGIAQLGFDLAFRDFVDAARNFGIALFTQKNSYTTGELGYYVRRLALEGLSGLAATNANAMVVAKAGGPAVFSTNPIAFGFPLGANAPPLIVDQSSSATAYVNIAAVAAEGREIPEGWAVDNEGADTRDAEKALLGALLPFGGRKGANVALLVEMLSAGLSGGSWSLDASSFRTGDTSPAVGLTVIAMMPGPPGSDHIARAHQQVRRLKELGVYVPGVSGRPRSIDQPLRVSRAVFDVIGRFASKWDQSTGART; encoded by the coding sequence ATGGAAGAGGTCGAACTCAACCAGAGGCAAGCAGAAGATCTGGCGATGAGAGCTTGCCTTGGTGCCGGCGCCAATCCGGCGAGCGCCCGATCGCTCGTGGACGCAACAGTGTCGGCCGCCCGCTTCGGCCCGAGCGCGGTCGGGTTTCCGCACCTCGTCGATTATCTGAACAGTTTTCGCGAGGGGCGCATCAATTGCGATCCCACGCCGGCCGCCACGCGCCCCTTCCCCGCTCACATCACCTGCGATGCCGACCGAGGCATCGCGCAGCTCGGTTTCGACCTTGCCTTCCGCGATTTCGTGGATGCTGCCCGCAACTTCGGGATCGCGCTCTTCACCCAGAAGAACAGCTATACAACGGGCGAGCTCGGCTACTACGTGCGCAGGCTCGCGCTGGAAGGCCTGAGCGGTCTTGCGGCGACCAACGCGAATGCCATGGTCGTAGCAAAGGCAGGAGGACCGGCTGTCTTCAGCACGAACCCCATCGCCTTCGGATTTCCGCTCGGCGCCAACGCGCCGCCACTCATCGTCGACCAATCGTCAAGCGCGACTGCCTACGTCAACATTGCCGCCGTCGCCGCCGAGGGACGAGAAATCCCGGAAGGATGGGCGGTCGACAACGAAGGCGCCGATACCCGGGACGCCGAAAAGGCACTCTTAGGCGCGCTGCTACCCTTCGGTGGCCGCAAGGGTGCGAACGTCGCGCTCCTCGTCGAAATGCTGTCGGCCGGACTTTCCGGTGGCTCCTGGTCGCTGGACGCATCAAGCTTCAGAACGGGCGATACCTCGCCCGCCGTGGGTTTGACGGTGATTGCGATGATGCCGGGCCCGCCAGGGAGCGACCACATCGCCCGCGCCCACCAACAGGTCCGGCGGCTCAAGGAACTTGGTGTCTACGTTCCAGGCGTTAGCGGCAGGCCTCGCTCGATTGACCAGCCATTGCGCGTGTCGCGCGCTGTCTTCGACGTCATTGGTCGCTTCGCGTCCAAGTGGGATCAATCGACTGGCGCACGAACGTAA